Genomic DNA from Hymenobacter jejuensis:
GCTGCTCCTTGATATTCTCTTTGAATTGCTCTTTATAGCGGTCGGCGGCCACTTCGGTGAGGAAGTTGGTAGTCATCAGAAAATCGAGCTGACTTTCGGCCCACTCCACGTTCGAGTACGTTTTGCCCAGCATCGACTCCCATTCCACGCGCAGCAGCTCGGCATTGGCAAAAAACTCCGGCATGCCCAGGTTGCTCATGTCGGCATCCACGAGCAGCTTTTGCAGCTCGGTTTCGCGCGAGCCGTCGCGGTGCGTGGCCGCGATGGTGTCTTTTATTACGGCAATGCGGTCGGCGGGGTAGCCCTGTTCGGTCAGCCACTGCTCGGCCAGTTCCATGCTGCGGTATTCGTGGCCGTCGTAGGCGTCGATGTAGCCCGAATCGTGAAACCAGGCGGCCAGCACCAGTGCTTCGAGGTCGGCTTCCGACAGGCCGGCCGCCTGCCCCAGGGCCCGCGCTTCTTTTACGGTTAAGCTAGTGTGTTTCAGCGTGTGATATACGAGCTGACGCGGTAGCTTTTCTTCGAAAAGCGTTGTAATATATGCCTTGGCTTGCTTGATGATTTCGGCCTTAGCGGGTTTGAGTGTGGCAATGGTTTCCATAGGGCGGAACGAGTAAGGAGCAGCCGGGAAAGTGTAGCAACAGCTCCTGATTCGCTTAGAACGCGAACTGTGCGCTGAAGTTTTTTACGGGCCGAAGCTGAACCGACGCGTGAATGTTTGCGTAGGGCAGCGCACCACAGCCCGCAACGGCTGCAAATGAATGATGGAGACGAGAAGGTAAGTTATACAATCTTTTACCCCAACATTTTCGTTTCCTTGCTAACACTTAGTGCGAGCCGAAAGCTCCGTCTGTATTTTGATTCCTGCTTCTGTATGAGAAGATTTTTCCTGTCCTGCTGCCTGCTGCTACTTGCTGGTTGGGGTGCACCGTCCGCCTGGGCCCAGAAAAGTGCCCAAACGCCGCACCCCACCCGCCCCAACTACCGCCGCGGCGGCGAAAAGTGGGAGTCGAAAACACCACCCGACAGCAGCCACATCCGCTACTCGGTCTTTCTGATCGGAGATGTGGGCAAGCCCATTGCCGAAGCCGACGGCGGAGAGCCCTCCCTCAACTTTCTGCGCAAGCAGATGCTGGCCGCCGGCGATAAGAGCACCGTGGTGTACCTCGGCGACAACGTATACGAGTACGGCATGCCCCCCGAAGGCGCCCTCGACCGCAAAGTGTCAGAGGAGCGCATGACGCGGCAGCTCGATATTCTGCGCGATTACAAGGGTGAGAAATACATGATCCCGGGCAACCACGACTGGAAGCAGGGCCTCAACGGCGCCGTTGATCAGGTAAACCGCGAGCAGCGCTTCGTGGAAGACTACCTGACCAAAGATTCGGCGGCTTTCGAGTATACCGGCGACTTTTTCATCCCGCAGAACGCCTGCCCCGGCCCGTTTGAGGTGCGCTTGCAGGACGACATCGTGATGATCGCCATCAACTCACAGTGGTTTTTGCAAACCCAAGAGCGGCCCTACGGCTCGAACAGCGGCTGCGGCGTGGCCAACGAAACCGACTTTTTCACGCAGCTCGAAGACATTATTCAGCGCAACGCCGGCAAAAACATTGTGGTGGTGGGCCACCACCCGCTGTTTTCCGACGGCATTCACGGCGGCTACTTCACCCTCGCCGACCACTTTTTCCCGCTTTCCATCGTCTTCAAATACGCGTTTCTGCCCCTGCCCATCATCGGGTCGGTGTATCCGTTTGCGCGCAAATACGGTGGGGTTAGCCAAGACATTCCGCACCCGCTCTACCAGGCTTACCGCAAGGGGTTGCTGGATATCTTCAACAAGTACCCCAACATCGTGTATGCGGCCGGGCACGAGCATAACCTGCAATTCTTCAAGGAAGGCAACCTGAGCTGCATCGTGAGCGGCTCGGGCTGCAAAACCCAGCACGTAAAGCCCGGCCCCGGCGGCGAGGCGCTGTTTTCGGACAAAGAGAAAGGCTTTGCCCGCGTCAACTATTACGACAACGGCGAGGCCTGGACTGAATTCTGGATTCCGAACGACAAAGGCGAAAACGGCCGGCTCGTTTTCCGGACGCCGTTGTACGCGCAGCAGGCTGCACAAGTGGCTGAAATACAAGGCAATAAGAATGTAAAGCGCCCCAACTTCCGCGACAGTACCGTGACGGTGGCCGTGAACCCCGAATACAACGAACACGGCAAGTTTCACCGCTTTCTGTTCGGCGAGCATTACCGCAAGGAGTGGAGCACGCCCGTTACCTTTCCGGTACTCGACATGGCTACCGAGAAAGGTGGCCTGATGCCCTACAAAGTGGGCGGCGGCAAGCAAACAGCTTCGCTGAAAGTGCGCAACGAAGAGGGCCGCAACTATACGTTGCGCGGCATCAACAAAGACCCGGCGGCCGTGTTGCCGGAAGCCCTGCGCGAGGGTGCAGCCAAGGACATTTTGCAGGATCAGATTTCGGCGCAGCACCCGTTCGGCGCCATCGTGATTCCGCCGCTGGCTACGGCGGCGGGCATTCTGCACACCAACCCCGAGATCCGCTACATCCCGCAAGACCCCTTGCTGGAACAGTACTACGACCGCTTTGCCAACACGACGGGCTTTTTGGAGGAAGACGCCAAGGATAACCAAAGTGACGTTGCGTCGCTGGGCAATGCCACCAACCTCGTGGGCACCGACAAGGTGCTGGAACGCCTGCGCGACGACAACGACAACCGCGTGAACGAGAAAGCATTTGCCCGCTCGCGCCTCTTCGACATGTGGATCGGCGACTGGGACCGCCACGAAGACCAATGGCGCTGGGCCGAGAAGAAAGACAATGACGGCGACCGCAAGTTTACGGCCGTGCCCGAAGACCGCGACATTGCCTTTTTCAAGGGCGACGGCCTGTTTCCGTACCTGGCCTCGCGCAAGTGGGCCATTCGCAATTTCCAGAACTTTGGCTACGACTACGCCGATTATAAAGGCCTGAATCTCACAGCGTTAGCAAATGACCGGGTTTTCTTGGCTTCCGTGACGAAGGAAGACTGGGTGAAGATTGCGGAGAAGATGAAGGCCAGCCTCACCAACGAGGTGATTGACAAAGCCCTGCGCGACAACTGGCCCAAGCAGATTTACGATGAGCACGGCCCCGAAATCGCGGCCAAGCTCAAGAGCCGCCGCGACTTGCTGCCCCAACTGGCGGCCGATTATTACGACGTGCTCAACCGCGTGGTGGAAGTGAAAGGCAGCTCAAAGCGCGAAAAGTTTGAGGTGCGCCGCCTGGATGGCAACAAAACGCAGGTAATCGTTACCAAAATCAACAAGGAAGGGGAACTCAGCAAAACCCTGTTCGACAAGACGTTCGACGGCAATGTAACCAAGGACATTCGCCTGTATGGCTTCTCGGGCAAGGATATTTACACCGTGTCGGGCAGTGCACCGAGCGGGCCGTTGGTGCGCATTATCGGGGGCACCGAGCGCGACTCCATTGTGGATACGTCGCACGTCGGCGGCTTTCTGCGGCGCCACAAAACGCAGGTTTTTGACGCCGATACCAACAACGTGATCATTCCTGGCCGCGAAACGCGCCTGCGCTTGGAGCCCGGCATCGACGTGAGCCGCTACGATTACCCCAACCGTACCGACCGCAAAGACTATCAGCTCAATTACTTCGGTCCGACGGCTTACTTCGGCTACAACATCGACGACGGCCTGTTTATCGGCGGCGGGGCTACCTATCGCACCTACGGCTTCCGCAAAACGCCGTTTGCCACCGAGCAGTCGTTGGCCGCCAACTGGGCGCCCTCGCGCGATGCCTACAACGTGCGTTACCTCGGGGCCTTCACCGACATCATCGGCAAGTTCGACCTGAAGGTAACGGCCCAACTCTACGGCCCGCAGCTGCTCTACAACTACTTCGGTGAAGGCAATGATACACGCAACGTGCTGGCTGACAACGGCGAAGAACGCGTGCGCAACCGCGACATCAACGATACGTACCGCATCCGCTTTTCGCGGTTCTACTTCTCGCCGGTGCTCGAAAAGGATGTGTTTAGCTTCCTGAAAATCGGCATTGGGCCGCAGTACGACCAATTCCGGGTATCAAGCCAAGACTTGGGTAGCGAAATTCAGAAAGGGCTGGACGCCAACGGCAACGGCGTAAGCGGCGCAGCCATCGGCGTGCGGGCGTCCGATTTTCAGCTCAACCGCTACCTCGGCGGTCGGGCCTACATTAACATCGACGCGGCCAGCTCGCCCAAAAACCCGCGCATTGGCTTGCGCTGGTACAACGAAGCCCAATACAACCGCCAGCTCAACGGCGATAAGCTCAACTACGGCCGCCTCACTTCCGAATTCCGCTTCTACATCAGCCCCAATTTCCCCTTCCAGCTGACGTGGGCAGGGCGCTTGGGCGGCGCGCACAACTTCGGCGACTACCGCTTTTACCAAGCCAACACGTTGGGCGGCACCACCAACTTACGCGGCTATCGGCGCACGCGCTACGCCGGCCAAAGCTCGCTGTACGGCAACTTAGAGGCTCGCATTCAGCTCTTTACGTTCAATGCGTATCTGCTGCCCGGTAAGTTTGGCATTCTGGGGCTGGCCGATGCGGCGCGCGTATACAGCAACAACGACGAGCGCACCGGCCTAAAATCCCTACACACAGCGCTGGGCGGCGGCGTCTGGGTCGACATCCTCAAACAAGCCGTTGTCAACGCCACATACTCAGTAGGCGAAGAAAAGCTCGTGTTCATCGGTTTTGATTTTCTGTTCTAGGTAAATAATTGATTATAAATCAATTGTAAAAATGGTATAGTGAAGCAAAGCCGTCGGTTTTTAGCCCGAAACGGCGGCTTTGCTCACTGACCCAGTAACGGACCCGACTTTCCCTTCGCAGGCTACACCCGCTGTTTTATGAGTCTTT
This window encodes:
- a CDS encoding metallophosphoesterase, translating into MRRFFLSCCLLLLAGWGAPSAWAQKSAQTPHPTRPNYRRGGEKWESKTPPDSSHIRYSVFLIGDVGKPIAEADGGEPSLNFLRKQMLAAGDKSTVVYLGDNVYEYGMPPEGALDRKVSEERMTRQLDILRDYKGEKYMIPGNHDWKQGLNGAVDQVNREQRFVEDYLTKDSAAFEYTGDFFIPQNACPGPFEVRLQDDIVMIAINSQWFLQTQERPYGSNSGCGVANETDFFTQLEDIIQRNAGKNIVVVGHHPLFSDGIHGGYFTLADHFFPLSIVFKYAFLPLPIIGSVYPFARKYGGVSQDIPHPLYQAYRKGLLDIFNKYPNIVYAAGHEHNLQFFKEGNLSCIVSGSGCKTQHVKPGPGGEALFSDKEKGFARVNYYDNGEAWTEFWIPNDKGENGRLVFRTPLYAQQAAQVAEIQGNKNVKRPNFRDSTVTVAVNPEYNEHGKFHRFLFGEHYRKEWSTPVTFPVLDMATEKGGLMPYKVGGGKQTASLKVRNEEGRNYTLRGINKDPAAVLPEALREGAAKDILQDQISAQHPFGAIVIPPLATAAGILHTNPEIRYIPQDPLLEQYYDRFANTTGFLEEDAKDNQSDVASLGNATNLVGTDKVLERLRDDNDNRVNEKAFARSRLFDMWIGDWDRHEDQWRWAEKKDNDGDRKFTAVPEDRDIAFFKGDGLFPYLASRKWAIRNFQNFGYDYADYKGLNLTALANDRVFLASVTKEDWVKIAEKMKASLTNEVIDKALRDNWPKQIYDEHGPEIAAKLKSRRDLLPQLAADYYDVLNRVVEVKGSSKREKFEVRRLDGNKTQVIVTKINKEGELSKTLFDKTFDGNVTKDIRLYGFSGKDIYTVSGSAPSGPLVRIIGGTERDSIVDTSHVGGFLRRHKTQVFDADTNNVIIPGRETRLRLEPGIDVSRYDYPNRTDRKDYQLNYFGPTAYFGYNIDDGLFIGGGATYRTYGFRKTPFATEQSLAANWAPSRDAYNVRYLGAFTDIIGKFDLKVTAQLYGPQLLYNYFGEGNDTRNVLADNGEERVRNRDINDTYRIRFSRFYFSPVLEKDVFSFLKIGIGPQYDQFRVSSQDLGSEIQKGLDANGNGVSGAAIGVRASDFQLNRYLGGRAYINIDAASSPKNPRIGLRWYNEAQYNRQLNGDKLNYGRLTSEFRFYISPNFPFQLTWAGRLGGAHNFGDYRFYQANTLGGTTNLRGYRRTRYAGQSSLYGNLEARIQLFTFNAYLLPGKFGILGLADAARVYSNNDERTGLKSLHTALGGGVWVDILKQAVVNATYSVGEEKLVFIGFDFLF